Within the Prevotella scopos JCM 17725 genome, the region TATGGATATTCATAATGATACAGCCATTGTTGAGCATGAGGCTACGACATCCAAGATTAGCGAAGATCAGCTCTTCTATTGTAATCAACGTGGTATTCCTACAGAGGATGCTGTTGGATTGATTGTCAATGGTTATGCTAAAGATGTCCTCAACAAGCTCCCGATGGAGTTTGCTGTAGAAGCACAGAAGCTTCTCTCGGTGACATTGGAAGGAACAGTAGGATAGAATGATTAAACTATGGATATGCGAAGGGGCATACTGATAACATTTGGCTTGCTGCTTACAACAATGCTTCAAGCCCAATCATGGCAGCCAAGGTCATGGCAGAAGTATCTTATTGGTGAACAAGTAAAAAGGGAGTCATTAAGCAGTTGTCATTCAGTAATGGGTAGCGTTGTTGTACCAACGCCTTATGACCCTCGTCTCTTTCGCACAGTAATTGGGTCTGATATCATAAAGGATATTCGTCCTTATAAGAAGAAAGCTAAGCTAATCTTCGGCGATACAGATCAATCTCAATCAGTATTTGCTGAACAAGATGCTGCTACAGAGCGTGCTCGTATGGTAGAGGGAGATTATGATTCTGGATTTGGTATCTTCTCAGCCATTCTGGCAACTGTTGCTGATATAATAGGTAACAATCTTAAAGTAAAGAATAAATAATAAATAGTATGTTAGAAGTAAGAAACCTGCACGCAACCATTGCAGGTAAAGAAATATTAAGAGGCATCAACCTCACAATTAAAGATGGTGAGATTCATGCTATTATGGGTCCTAATGGCTCTGGTAAGTCAACACTGAGTGCAGTACTCACAGGTAATCCTCTTTATGAGGTAACTGATGGTATGGCATTGTTTAATGGCAAGAATCTCTTGGAGATGAAGCCTGAGGACCGTTCACATGAGGGACTCTTCTTATCTTTCCAGTATCCAGTAGAGATACCAGGTGTAAGTATGACTAACTTCATGAAGGCCGCTATCAATGCAAAGCGTGCCTATGAAGGATTAGAACCAATGAAGGCTGCAGAGTTTATGGCACTTATGCGTGAGAAGCGTCAGTTGGTAGGTATGGACTCTACACTCTCTCGTCGTAGTGTAAACGAGGGCTTTTCTGGTGGTGAGAAGAAACGCAATGAGATTTTCCAAATGGCAATGTTAGAGCCAAAGCTCAGTATTCTTGATGAGACAGACTCTGGTCTTGATGTTGATGCTATGCGTATTGTAGCTGAGGGTGTAAACAAGATGCACAATGAAACAACATCAGCAATAGTAATTACGCACTATGAACGACTACTGGATATGATAAAGCCTGATGTGATTCATGTTCTTTATAAGGGTCGCATTGTGAAGACTGCAGGTCCTGAACTTGCTAAGGAGATTGAGCAACGCGGTTACGATTGGATTAAGGAAGAAGTTGAGGCAGAGGGATAATGGTCAGCTTGAGGGAAATTGTTATTAAGCTAAGTTAGCAATTATGATCCTAGGAGTCCTAGGAAACCTAGCAATCCTAGGGACCCTAGTAACCCTAGGCCACCTAGTTCTAAAAAAATGTTAGTATCCCTTGCTTGAACCCTTTAGATAAAACCTCCAAAAAGAAATTACAATGCAAAGCGAAAAACAATATATAGACCTCTACACAGAGGCGCAGCAACTTATTAAGCAACATGCTGCACCTGTGCTTAATGAGGTGCGTGATAAGGCTTTTGAAGACTTCCGTCGTCAGGGCTTTCCAACCAAGAAGGTGGAACGCTATAAATATACGGATATGCAAAAGCTCTTTGAACCAGATTATGGCTTGAACCTCAACCGCCTTGAGATTCCTGTGAATCCTTATGAGACATTCAGATGTGATGTGCCCAATCTGAGTACTTCTTTATATTTCATAGTCAATGATCAGTTCTATACGAAGGCTCTTCCAAACGTAAAACTCAATGATGGAGTTGTCGTTGATAGCCTTAATCATGTGGCTATGGAACAGCCAGAATTGGTAAAGAAGTACTATGGTAAGCTGGCTAATACGGAGAAAGATGCTGTTACGGCACTTAATACGATGCTAGCACAGGATGGTCTCTTTATTTATGTTCCAAAGAATGTGGAGCTTGACCGTACAGTTCAGATTATAAACATTCTCCGTTCTGATGTCGATCTGATGGTTAATCGTAGAGTGATAATAGTGTTGGAAGAAGGTGCTAAGGCACAGTTTCTTTTCTGTGATCACGCTGCTGATAATAAGAACTTCCTTGCTACACAGGTGATAGAAGCCTTTGTTGGTGAAAATGCATGTCTCGAGTTGAACTGTATGGAAGAGACGCATGCAAAGAATGTACGTGTATCAAATGTCTATATAGAACAGCAACGTAATTCACGTGCAAGCCACAATGTCATAACATTGCATAATGGTGTAACTCGTAATATGCTCGACCTTGTGTTTAAGGGAGAGGGTAGCGAGTGCTTCTGTAATGGTTGTGTGATAGCTGATAAGAACCAGCATGTTGATAACAATACGCTTATCGACCACCAAGTACCTCATTGTACGAGTAACGAACTTTATAAGTATGTACTTGACGAAAATGCTGTCGGTGCTTTTGCTGGTCGTGTACTTGTTCGTAAGGGTGCACAGAAGACGCTCTCACAGGAGAACAACCGCAATCTTTGCGCCAGCAAGACAGCTCGTATGTTTACCCAGCCAATGCTTGAGATTTATGCGGATGATGTTCAGTGTAATCACGGGTCAACTGTTGGTCAGTTAAATGATGCGGCACTCTTCTATATGCAGCAGCGTGGTATTGATAAGAAAGAAGCAAAGCTCCTCCTTGAGTTTGCTTTTATCAATGAGGTAATCGACAAGATGGAACTTGAACCATTGCGCGATCGTCTCCACCATTTGGTAGAGAAGCGTTTCCGTGGTGAGCTCGATAAGTGCGAAGGATGCAATTTGTGTAAATAATTTGGTATTGGGCTTTATTAGCCCAATTAGCCTTATTGGCTCAATTAGCCTTATTAGCCCAATAAAAAGATGTACGATATAAACAAAGTAAGGGAAGATTTCCCAATTCTCTCTCGCACTATTTATGGCAAACCGCTGGTTTACCTTGACAATGGTGCTACCACACAGAAACCACTCTGTGTGCTGGATGCTATGCGGGAGGAATACCTCAATGTAAATGCCAATGTACATCGAGGTGTGCACTGGATGTCTCAGCAAGCTACTGATCTGCACGAGGCTGCTCGTGAGACTGTACGTAAGTTCATCAATGCACCTTCAATAAGTGAGATAGTCTTCACTCGTGGTACAACAGAAAGTTTGAATCTCGTTGCATCAAGTTTTGTTGAAGGCTGTATGAAGGAAGGTGATGAGGTCATTATCTCAGCGATGGAGCATCACTCAAACATTGTTCCTTGGCAGTTGCAAGAACAACGCAAAGGGATTGTTCTGAAAGTTATTCCAATGACCGATGAGGGCGAACTCGAGCTTGATGCTTACGAAAATCTTTTCACAGAACGCACAAAACTTGTCAGCGTAACACAGGTAAGTAACGTTCTTGGAACAATCAACCCGGTGAAGAAGATGATTCGTATTGCCCACGAACATGGTGTACCTGTAGTAGTGGACGGTGCGCAAAGCGTTCCTCACTTTGCCGTTGATGTACAAGATCTCGATTGCGATTTCCTCGCTTTTAGTGGTCATAAGGTGTATGGTCCTACAGGAGTTGGCGTTCTTTTTGGTAAAGAAGAGTGGCTTGACAGGCTACCACCATATCAAGGAGGTGGCGAAATGATAGAACGTGTCAGCTTTGAAAAGACTACCTTTGAACGGCCTCCTTTGAAGTTTGAGGCGGGAACTCCTGACTATGTTGCTACGCATGGACTTGCTACAGCCCTTGATTATGTGTCTTCCTTGGGTATGGATAATATCCTCGCTCACGAACAAGATCTTACGCATTATGCGCTCCAACAGTTACGCGAGATTGAAGGGATGCATATCTATGGACATTATCATGACAGCGGAGATGCCGTTATCAGCTTCAATGTAGGTGATATTCATCACATGGATTTAGGTACGTTGCTCGATCAGCTAGGTATTGCTGTCCGTACAGGTCACCATTGTGCCCAACCTTTAATGGATCGTCTTGGTATCTTAGGTACTGTTCGAGCTTCCTTCGGACTCTACAATACACGTGAGGAAGTTGATGCCGTAGTTGCAGGTATCAAGCGTATTGCAATGATGTTTTAGGGAAATAGGTAAATGAAAACAGGCGTTCATAAATGTTTTATAATGTTTATGGACACCTGTTATTACGAAAGTATATGGAGTCGCTCATCCCTTCTTGCATTTATAAAGACTGAAGACAAACCAAGCCAAACAGATTCCTTGCAAAAGCATTGAGGAAACTATAGGAAATACTGTTAGGATAAATGCCAACTGAGCCTGTGTGATATACGAAGCTTGCTTGCTACTCACTTCTCGTTCAAGAACAGCACTGTAATATTTACGTAGCCATTCCTTTGGAGTTTGGAACCATGTTGCAACATCTGTGAAGAAACGACTAAGCTCGTTATACGATGTGTTACGCTCTGTGAGAATCATTTCCTTTTTCATATTCTTTTGTTTTTAATTGTTTGCTATATAAATAAGGTGTAAAACCTGTCATTGGTTTACGTTTGCAAAAATAGCCGTGTGTTGTGCAACTAATGTTCACTCGCTTAAAAATATTTGTTATATAAACTTAATACGAAAGGTTCTTTAACTTTTAAATCCAATTACTCATGCTGAAAAGTCATTATTATGAAGACCTTATTGAAGCAGGTTGCGATGAGGCAGGACGGGGATGTCTTGCAGGAAGTGTTTATGCTGCAGCTGTAATTTTGCCGCCCGACTATCAAAATGAGTTGTTAAACGATTCTAAGAAGCTTACAGCTAAGAAGCGTTATGCACTTCGTGAGGAGATTGAAAGAGATGCCATTGCGTGGGCTGTTGGTATCGTTACGCCTAAAGAGATAGACAAGATAAATATTCTCAATGCTTCTTTTCTTGCTATGCATCGTGCTTTAGAGCAGTTGAAGGTTCGTCCACAAGCAATCATAGTTGATGGCAATCGCTTCAATCCTTATGAAGATTTACCTTTTACAACCATTATCAAAGGTGATGGGAAGTATCTTTCTATAGCTGCGGCCTCTATTCTTGCAAAGACTTATCGCGATGATTATATGCTTTCCTTGGCAGAGGAATATCCGCAATATGACTGGCAATCAAATATGGGTTACCCAACAAAAAAGCATCGTCAGGCAATTCGTGAATATGGCATCACACCTTACCATCGCAAAAGCTATAACCTTCTGGGTGATGGACAACTCTCTTTTGACTTTTAATTATTAATATTTCTAGCGTGATATTTTCAATCCATTCTCTCTGACGAATTTCTTTAACTCCTGTCAGAGAGGAGTTAAAGAAATTATCACATAAAATACGAGATTAGTTTTATTTTAAATTGCTGTCATTTTTAACATTTTATGTATCTTGTTGAAACAGAACAAGTAAAGCACCTATTATAAATGACAGGAATGACAGGAACTAAGATTTATGAATAGTCTGAAAAAACGAAATCGGCTAATTGTTATAAACTTCCTCTCCATCAACACCCAACACCCATCACCCATCACCCACTTTGGAATAGTCATATTTTTTACAAGAAAGTGATTTTTTAGTTTTAGCTATATTTAATCTCAATTTCTTCTTTTGCAATAAAATAGGTCCTTATAGCTTATAAATCCTAACTATTATCTCGTAAAATGTGATAAAACTTTATTTTTATGCAATAACATAGTGCTTTTTTACAATTGATTATTAATAAATGTAAAAAAGGTTGATTTATTTTATAACTTTTTGGGAACTATCAAAAGTCTCTATAACTTTGTATCAGATTA harbors:
- the sufC gene encoding Fe-S cluster assembly ATPase SufC: MLEVRNLHATIAGKEILRGINLTIKDGEIHAIMGPNGSGKSTLSAVLTGNPLYEVTDGMALFNGKNLLEMKPEDRSHEGLFLSFQYPVEIPGVSMTNFMKAAINAKRAYEGLEPMKAAEFMALMREKRQLVGMDSTLSRRSVNEGFSGGEKKRNEIFQMAMLEPKLSILDETDSGLDVDAMRIVAEGVNKMHNETTSAIVITHYERLLDMIKPDVIHVLYKGRIVKTAGPELAKEIEQRGYDWIKEEVEAEG
- the sufD gene encoding Fe-S cluster assembly protein SufD, which translates into the protein MQSEKQYIDLYTEAQQLIKQHAAPVLNEVRDKAFEDFRRQGFPTKKVERYKYTDMQKLFEPDYGLNLNRLEIPVNPYETFRCDVPNLSTSLYFIVNDQFYTKALPNVKLNDGVVVDSLNHVAMEQPELVKKYYGKLANTEKDAVTALNTMLAQDGLFIYVPKNVELDRTVQIINILRSDVDLMVNRRVIIVLEEGAKAQFLFCDHAADNKNFLATQVIEAFVGENACLELNCMEETHAKNVRVSNVYIEQQRNSRASHNVITLHNGVTRNMLDLVFKGEGSECFCNGCVIADKNQHVDNNTLIDHQVPHCTSNELYKYVLDENAVGAFAGRVLVRKGAQKTLSQENNRNLCASKTARMFTQPMLEIYADDVQCNHGSTVGQLNDAALFYMQQRGIDKKEAKLLLEFAFINEVIDKMELEPLRDRLHHLVEKRFRGELDKCEGCNLCK
- a CDS encoding aminotransferase class V-fold PLP-dependent enzyme, with translation MYDINKVREDFPILSRTIYGKPLVYLDNGATTQKPLCVLDAMREEYLNVNANVHRGVHWMSQQATDLHEAARETVRKFINAPSISEIVFTRGTTESLNLVASSFVEGCMKEGDEVIISAMEHHSNIVPWQLQEQRKGIVLKVIPMTDEGELELDAYENLFTERTKLVSVTQVSNVLGTINPVKKMIRIAHEHGVPVVVDGAQSVPHFAVDVQDLDCDFLAFSGHKVYGPTGVGVLFGKEEWLDRLPPYQGGGEMIERVSFEKTTFERPPLKFEAGTPDYVATHGLATALDYVSSLGMDNILAHEQDLTHYALQQLREIEGMHIYGHYHDSGDAVISFNVGDIHHMDLGTLLDQLGIAVRTGHHCAQPLMDRLGILGTVRASFGLYNTREEVDAVVAGIKRIAMMF
- a CDS encoding ribonuclease HII; protein product: MLKSHYYEDLIEAGCDEAGRGCLAGSVYAAAVILPPDYQNELLNDSKKLTAKKRYALREEIERDAIAWAVGIVTPKEIDKINILNASFLAMHRALEQLKVRPQAIIVDGNRFNPYEDLPFTTIIKGDGKYLSIAAASILAKTYRDDYMLSLAEEYPQYDWQSNMGYPTKKHRQAIREYGITPYHRKSYNLLGDGQLSFDF